A genomic stretch from Pirellulales bacterium includes:
- a CDS encoding SAM-dependent methyltransferase yields the protein MSTPQQEFVIRPIGHVRSSRDAAVDDFWGGTVAHIDLDPAQFDTSALAGLAEFSHVQILYVFDRVDPAKLVMAAEHPRENPAWPKVGIFAQRKKSRPNRLGLSTCRLVSVEELTLTVAELDAINGTPVVDIKPYVLEFEPRREDVRQPKWMSELMADYFKKAD from the coding sequence ATGAGCACACCGCAGCAAGAGTTCGTGATTCGCCCGATCGGCCACGTGCGTTCGTCGCGCGACGCGGCGGTGGACGATTTTTGGGGCGGTACTGTGGCCCACATCGACCTTGATCCCGCGCAATTCGATACCTCGGCGCTGGCCGGGCTGGCCGAGTTCTCGCACGTGCAGATTTTGTACGTCTTCGATCGGGTTGATCCCGCGAAGCTCGTGATGGCGGCCGAACACCCGCGCGAGAACCCGGCCTGGCCGAAGGTCGGCATCTTTGCCCAGCGCAAAAAGAGCCGCCCCAACCGGCTCGGCCTCTCAACGTGCCGGCTCGTATCGGTCGAAGAACTGACTCTGACCGTGGCCGAGCTCGACGCCATCAACGGCACCCCGGTCGTCGACATCAAGCCGTACGTCCTGGAATTCGAACCCCGCCGCGAAGACGTCCGCCAGCCCAAATGGATGAGCGAGCTGATGGCGGATTATTTCAAGAAGGCAGATTAG
- a CDS encoding carboxyl transferase domain-containing protein → MTRAVLRSKIDRQAPVYQANRAALEKQLAELDKLLEATRAGGGPKYTERHHKRGKLLARERIELLIDRDSPFLELSSVAAAGTEYHVGGSGVGGIGVVSGVECLITGNDPTVRGGAVNPYSLAKTLRALTIARQNRLPVIFLVESGGADLPRQAEIFVPGGAVFRDLTQLSSLGIPTVALVFGNSTAGGAYNPAMCDYSVFVRGRAKVFLGGPPLVKMATGEESTDEELGGAEMHARVSGLADYLANDEYDALRLGRQIMANLNWHKLGPPPSSAVAEPLYDAEDLLGLAPSDLKIPADIYEVLARLVDGSQFDEYKPLYGTSLVTGWASIHGFPVGILANARGVLFSEEAQKATQFIQLANRNDVPLVFIQNVTGYMVGKEYEQRGIIKHGAMMINAVSNSTVPHVTLQIGASYGAGNYGMCGRAYNPRFVFIWPNSKTAVMGPQQLAGVMSIVGRAAAAEAGRPFDEEADKMQRAFVENQIESESLAAYTSARIYDDGIIDPRDTRTVLGMSLSACHSNEVRGTRQWGVFRM, encoded by the coding sequence GTGACGCGTGCGGTGCTCCGCTCCAAGATCGATCGCCAGGCGCCTGTCTATCAGGCCAACCGCGCCGCGCTCGAGAAGCAACTCGCCGAACTCGACAAGCTGCTCGAAGCAACCCGCGCCGGCGGCGGGCCCAAGTACACCGAGCGTCATCACAAGCGTGGCAAGCTGCTGGCCCGCGAGCGGATCGAGTTGTTGATCGATCGCGACTCGCCGTTTCTCGAACTGTCGAGCGTGGCCGCGGCCGGCACCGAATATCACGTCGGCGGGTCGGGCGTCGGCGGCATCGGCGTCGTGTCCGGCGTCGAATGCCTGATCACCGGAAACGATCCCACCGTGCGCGGCGGTGCGGTGAACCCCTATTCGCTCGCCAAGACATTGCGGGCACTCACGATCGCGCGGCAGAACCGCTTGCCGGTGATTTTTCTGGTCGAGTCGGGCGGAGCCGATCTGCCGCGCCAGGCCGAGATATTTGTCCCCGGCGGCGCCGTGTTCCGCGATCTGACGCAACTCTCGTCTTTGGGCATTCCGACCGTGGCGCTGGTGTTCGGCAATTCGACGGCCGGCGGCGCCTACAACCCGGCCATGTGCGATTACTCGGTCTTCGTGCGCGGCCGGGCCAAGGTGTTTCTCGGCGGGCCGCCGCTCGTGAAGATGGCCACCGGTGAAGAGTCGACCGACGAAGAGTTGGGCGGCGCCGAAATGCACGCCCGCGTCTCGGGGCTGGCAGATTACCTGGCCAACGACGAATACGACGCACTGCGGCTGGGTCGGCAAATCATGGCGAACTTGAATTGGCACAAGCTGGGGCCGCCTCCCAGCAGCGCCGTCGCCGAACCGCTGTACGACGCTGAGGACTTGCTGGGCCTCGCGCCCTCGGACCTCAAAATTCCCGCCGATATCTATGAAGTGTTGGCCCGCCTGGTCGACGGCTCGCAATTCGACGAATACAAACCACTGTATGGTACGAGCCTGGTCACGGGTTGGGCGTCGATCCACGGCTTTCCGGTCGGCATTCTGGCCAACGCCCGCGGCGTGCTCTTTTCTGAAGAGGCCCAGAAGGCCACGCAGTTCATCCAGCTGGCCAATCGCAACGACGTGCCACTCGTGTTCATTCAGAACGTGACCGGCTACATGGTCGGCAAGGAATACGAGCAACGCGGCATCATCAAGCACGGCGCGATGATGATTAACGCCGTCTCGAATAGCACCGTGCCCCACGTCACGCTGCAGATTGGTGCGTCGTATGGCGCCGGCAATTACGGCATGTGCGGTCGGGCCTACAACCCGCGGTTCGTGTTCATCTGGCCCAACAGCAAGACGGCCGTGATGGGACCACAGCAACTGGCCGGCGTGATGTCGATCGTTGGCCGCGCGGCCGCCGCCGAGGCCGGCCGTCCGTTCGACGAAGAGGCCGACAAGATGCAACGCGCCTTCGTCGAAAACCAGATCGAAAGCGAGTCGCTGGCCGCTTACACCAGCGCCCGCATCTACGACGACGGTATCATCGATCCGCGCGACACGCGCACGGTGCTGGGCATGTCGCTGTCGGCGTGCCACTCGAACGAAGTCCGGGGAACGCGGCAGTGGGGCGTCTTTCGCATGTAA
- a CDS encoding 2OG-Fe(II) oxygenase — MSIAEWRVRMVDWEIVERDLDEHGYATTGPILSRRQCASLRKAFADDSLFRKTVVMARHGYGRGEYKYFNYPLPEVVATFRETFYRPLAGVANRWNEQLRREQRFPMTHAEFLKRCHAAGQERPTPLVLRYETGDFNCLHQDVYGEHVFPLQVAILLSDPAQDFTGGEFVLTEQRPRKQSRVEVVPLRQGEGVIFPVQARPAAGTRGIYRANMRHGVSRLRSGERYTLGVIFHDAK; from the coding sequence ATGTCCATAGCTGAATGGCGAGTGCGCATGGTCGATTGGGAGATCGTTGAACGCGATCTTGATGAGCATGGCTATGCCACCACGGGGCCGATCCTATCGCGACGGCAATGCGCCTCGTTGCGCAAGGCTTTCGCGGACGATTCGCTATTTCGCAAGACGGTTGTTATGGCGCGGCACGGCTATGGACGAGGAGAATACAAGTACTTCAACTATCCTTTGCCCGAGGTCGTGGCGACGTTCCGCGAGACGTTCTATAGGCCTCTGGCGGGAGTTGCCAATCGCTGGAACGAACAGTTGCGACGCGAGCAGCGCTTTCCCATGACGCACGCCGAGTTCTTGAAACGCTGCCACGCCGCCGGTCAAGAGCGGCCGACGCCGCTGGTGCTGCGCTATGAAACCGGCGACTTCAATTGTCTGCACCAAGACGTGTATGGCGAGCATGTGTTCCCACTGCAAGTGGCGATCCTGCTCTCGGACCCGGCCCAGGATTTCACGGGGGGCGAATTCGTGCTGACCGAGCAGCGGCCGCGCAAGCAATCGCGCGTGGAAGTGGTGCCGCTACGGCAAGGGGAGGGTGTGATCTTCCCGGTGCAAGCCCGACCCGCCGCCGGCACCCGCGGCATCTACCGCGCCAACATGCGCCACGGCGTGAGCCGCCTCCGCAGCGGCGAGCGGTACACGCTGGGCGTGATTTTTCACGATGCGAAGTGA
- a CDS encoding GTPase → MATNLTPQYHKAEEAYRRATTTEEELKWLEVMLREMPKHKASEKLQSDLKQKISRAKKEVEAAKKAPAKGHGVKIPRQGAGTVLLLGGPNAGKSQLLAALTRATPEIAPYPFTTRTPLPGMMAWEDVQVQMVDTPPITPDIFEPYMQGLIRGADLVLLLVDLGSDEGIDECQALLDKLAATKTRLARTSHLDEDDIGLSYTQTFLVPNKIDLEDAPIRLELMHESKNWDYPEFVVSAAAGTGLEELRTAAYRALDVMRIYTKHPKAKEPDYERPFTLRRGGTVADVAALVHKDFAEQLKSARVWGAGVHDGTPVKGDHVLSDKDVVELHI, encoded by the coding sequence ATGGCAACGAATCTCACCCCGCAATATCACAAGGCCGAAGAAGCCTATCGTCGCGCCACGACGACCGAGGAGGAGTTGAAGTGGCTGGAAGTGATGCTGCGCGAGATGCCCAAGCACAAGGCTTCGGAGAAGCTGCAGTCGGACCTCAAGCAGAAGATCAGTCGGGCCAAGAAAGAGGTCGAGGCCGCCAAGAAGGCGCCAGCCAAGGGGCACGGCGTGAAGATTCCCCGGCAAGGGGCCGGCACCGTGCTGCTTTTGGGTGGGCCCAACGCGGGCAAGAGCCAGTTGCTGGCGGCCCTGACCCGGGCTACGCCCGAGATCGCACCGTATCCCTTCACCACGCGGACGCCGCTGCCGGGGATGATGGCCTGGGAAGACGTGCAGGTGCAAATGGTCGACACGCCGCCGATCACGCCCGACATTTTCGAGCCGTATATGCAAGGGCTGATCCGCGGCGCGGACCTGGTGCTGCTATTGGTGGATCTGGGCAGCGACGAGGGGATCGACGAGTGCCAGGCCCTGCTCGACAAGCTGGCCGCGACCAAGACGCGCCTCGCGCGGACTTCGCACTTGGACGAAGACGACATCGGCCTGTCCTACACGCAGACGTTTCTTGTGCCCAATAAGATCGACCTTGAGGACGCCCCGATTCGGCTGGAATTGATGCACGAGTCGAAGAATTGGGATTATCCGGAGTTCGTCGTTTCGGCCGCGGCCGGCACTGGTTTGGAAGAATTGCGCACGGCCGCTTACCGGGCGCTCGACGTGATGCGCATCTACACCAAGCATCCCAAGGCCAAAGAGCCCGACTACGAGCGTCCGTTTACCTTGCGGCGCGGTGGCACCGTGGCTGACGTGGCAGCGCTCGTCCACAAGGATTTTGCCGAGCAATTGAAGTCGGCCCGCGTGTGGGGCGCCGGCGTCCACGATGGCACGCCCGTGAAAGGAGATCACGTGCTATCGGACAAGGATGTGGTGGAGTTGCATATCTGA